In Paenibacillus sp. FSL M7-0420, a single genomic region encodes these proteins:
- a CDS encoding GTP pyrophosphokinase yields MDVRDWGTFLLPYEQTVEELKVKFKTMRSELKKREEYTPIEFVTGRVKRLSSILEKAKRLNVKMEDLETGIEDIAGIRIMCQFVEDIRRVAEYIRARKDLEVLYEKDYITNYKESGYRSFHMIIRYPVQTALGQKIVLAEIQIRTLAMNFWATIEHSLNYKYRESLPDEMRVRLKTAAEAASILDSEMSSIREEILEAQKTFEENSNMTTQLLKAIHQLYFYHLVNEAIESQERFNAIWQAQDMDAMKELLDHVRELLSNAKKGSEPDGL; encoded by the coding sequence ATGGACGTCAGGGACTGGGGAACTTTTCTGCTTCCTTATGAACAAACGGTGGAGGAATTGAAGGTTAAATTCAAGACGATGCGCTCTGAACTCAAGAAAAGGGAAGAATACACTCCGATTGAATTCGTTACCGGCCGTGTGAAACGGCTGTCTAGCATACTTGAGAAGGCCAAACGGTTAAACGTAAAAATGGAGGATCTGGAAACGGGCATCGAGGATATCGCCGGCATTCGCATTATGTGCCAGTTCGTCGAGGATATCCGCAGAGTGGCGGAATACATCCGCGCCCGCAAGGATCTTGAAGTCCTCTATGAGAAGGACTACATTACCAATTATAAGGAAAGCGGCTACCGCAGCTTCCATATGATCATCCGCTATCCGGTACAGACTGCGCTGGGTCAAAAGATTGTACTGGCTGAAATTCAAATCCGTACACTGGCGATGAACTTCTGGGCAACCATTGAGCATTCGCTGAATTATAAATACCGGGAGAGCCTGCCCGATGAAATGCGGGTGCGCCTGAAGACGGCAGCAGAAGCGGCTTCCATTCTGGACAGCGAGATGTCGAGCATCCGGGAAGAGATTCTGGAGGCCCAGAAGACCTTCGAGGAGAACTCGAACATGACGACCCAACTGCTGAAGGCTATTCATCAGCTGTATTTCTATCATCTTGTGAATGAAGCGATTGAGAGCCAGGAACGGTTCAATGCGATCTGGCAGGCTCAGGATATGGATGCGATGAAGGAACTGCTGGACCATGTGCGCGAGCTGCTCTCGAATGCCAAGAAGGGCAGCGAGCCGGATGGCTTATGA
- a CDS encoding DUF309 domain-containing protein produces MAYEPLYLAYLIYFNRDRDYFECHEVLEELWLEKQRNPLYKALLQVAVGLYHFRNANVRGGLILLKQSHEVLGRYPAVTLGIDLAKLVREAGAYVARLEAYEDQPFDYYDLTIRIVDPVLEEEVRLAAESIQPVVPQRRGPQRPDRPRNRPDGA; encoded by the coding sequence ATGGCTTATGAGCCGCTGTATCTGGCCTACCTCATCTACTTCAACCGGGACAGGGATTATTTCGAATGTCATGAGGTGCTTGAGGAATTATGGCTGGAAAAGCAGCGTAATCCGTTATACAAGGCTCTGCTGCAGGTGGCAGTGGGGCTGTACCATTTCCGTAATGCCAATGTGCGCGGCGGCCTGATTCTGCTGAAGCAGTCACATGAAGTACTGGGCAGATATCCGGCGGTGACGCTAGGTATTGATCTGGCGAAGCTGGTCCGGGAAGCGGGAGCGTATGTTGCCCGTCTGGAAGCTTACGAAGATCAGCCCTTTGATTATTATGATCTCACCATCCGCATCGTAGATCCCGTGCTGGAGGAAGAGGTCAGGCTGGCGGCTGAGTCCATTCAGCCTGTGGTGCCCCAGCGGCGCGGGCCACAGCGGCCGGACAGACCGAGGAACAGGCCGGATGGCGCTTGA